The Brassica oleracea var. oleracea cultivar TO1000 chromosome C6, BOL, whole genome shotgun sequence genome includes a region encoding these proteins:
- the LOC106300836 gene encoding uncharacterized protein LOC106300836 — MRCKRHTVDLTSTGGVCASCLHERLLSLAASIAVEENNNHRLSRKSSNPPPPLPRSDAGGGGGDLGVSGKDFESKGGSVSRISNPFRARSDSNPKSESSSSSSRSWISSFLSTGRSKKQPAIDDVISGCRGMSPARDTGAEDGNEVPSGSIEETPGRTRRTPAVKTPGRRKIMMGMGFCLSPLVRARPNCPFKRKSRFPSEFVGNAGEVTAAEKPHISEAASFCANRSKKLADLGKGNHRR; from the coding sequence ATGAGGTGTAAAAGACACACCGTCGATCTCACCAGCACCGGCGGCGTATGCGCTTCTTGTCTCCACGAGCGTCTCCTCTCCCTCGCCGCCTCAATCGCCGTGGAAGAAAACAACAACCATCGTCTATCGCGCAAATCTAGTAATCCCCCTCCTCCTCTCCCTCGCTCTGACGCCGGAGGAGGAGGAGGAGATCTCGGAGTTTCCGGCAAGGATTTCGAATCGAAAGGAGGTAGCGTTTCGAGAATCTCGAATCCGTTCAGAGCCAGATCTGATTCCAATCCCAAATCCGAGTCTTCCTCCTCGTCGTCGCGGTCGTGGATCTCTTCGTTTCTCTCCACCGGTCGCTCCAAGAAGCAACCCGCCATAGATGACGTGATCTCCGGCTGTCGAGGAATGTCGCCTGCTAGAGATACGGGAGCAGAGGATGGTAATGAGGTGCCGTCTGGATCAATTGAGGAGACGCCGGGGAGAACGAGGAGAACACCGGCGGTGAAAACTCCGGGGAGGAGGAAGATTATGATGGGGATGGGTTTCTGTTTGAGCCCGTTGGTGAGGGCGAGACCTAACTGTCCTTTTAAACGGAAAAGTAGATTTCCGTCGGAGTTTGTCGGAAATGCCGGAGAAGTGACGGCGGCGGAGAAACCACATATATCTGAAGCGGCGTCGTTTTGCGCGAATAGATCGAAGAAGCTAGCGGATTTAGGTAAAGGCAATCACCGCCGTTGA
- the LOC106300835 gene encoding E3 ubiquitin-protein ligase ATL4-like, with the protein MESLIDPSHGDSHSSSLDSLKPSVLVIILILLMTLLISVSICFLLRCLNRCSSHHSPLSPSTTSSSESLRFSNRRVSPETERSSVLDSLPVFKFSSVTRRSSASNSSDCAVCLSKFEPEDQLRLLPLCCHAFHSDCIDIWLVSNQTCPLCRSPLFASESDLMKALNTSASLGNNGGGGDNSFRLEIGSISRRNNPTPESGDQHRSYSIGSFDYIVDDVESEISESNFNGTNASRKQEGATATAVAVTTSDSNAAFEESLAGEIGNEGSRSWLKDYVDRLSRGVSSRAMSFRSSGRFFTGSSRRSEEMAVVDIEANSAGEEISELFRWLSGV; encoded by the coding sequence ATGGAGTCTCTCATCGACCCTAGCCATGGCGATTCTCACTCTTCTTCTCTCGACAGTCTCAAACCTAGTGTCTTAGTCATCATCCTCATCCTCCTCATGACTCTCCTCATCTCCGTCTCCATCTGCTTCCTCCTCCGCTGTCTCAACCGCTGTAGCAGCCACCACTCTCCTCTCTCTCCCTCTACCACCTCCTCCTCCGAGTCACTCCGATTCTCTAACCGCCGAGTCTCTCCCGAAACGGAGCGTTCCTCGGTGCTCGACTCGCTCCCGGTTTTCAAATTCTCCTCCGTCACTCGCCGATCTAGCGCCTCTAACTCCAGCGACTGCGCCGTTTGTTTGTCGAAGTTCGAGCCGGAGGATCAGCTCCGTCTTCTGCCTCTATGCTGCCACGCGTTCCACTCTGATTGTATCGATATCTGGCTCGTGTCGAATCAAACGTGTCCTCTCTGTCGTTCTCCTCTGTTCGCGTCGGAGTCTGATCTCATGAAGGCGCTTAACACCTCCGCGTCTCTAGGAAACAACGGCGGAGGAGGAGATAACAGTTTCCGTCTCGAAATCGGATCTATCAGCCGTCGCAACAATCCCACTCCGGAATCCGGCGACCAGCACCGGTCTTACTCTATCGGCTCGTTCGATTACATAGTCGACGACGTGGAATCCGAAATCTCTGAGTCAAACTTCAACGGCACAAACGCATCGCGAAAGCAGGAAGGTGCAACTGCGACTGCGGTTGCGGTTACGACGTCGGATTCTAATGCGGCGTTTGAAGAGAGTTTGGCGGGGGAGATAGGTAACGAGGGTTCAAGAAGCTGGCTTAAGGATTACGTGGACAGACTCTCGCGTGGTGTTTCGTCTCGTGCGATGTCGTTTAGAAGCTCCGGGAGATTTTTTACCGGGAGTAGTAGGCGGAGCGAGGAAATGGCGGTGGTGGATATAGAAGCGAATAGTGCCGGAGAGGAGATAAGCGAGCTTTTCCGGTGGCTTTCAGGTGTGTGA
- the LOC106296335 gene encoding protein BASIC PENTACYSTEINE6 isoform X1: protein MDDGGHRDNGRHKTPQGQQWMMQHQPSMKQVMSIIAERDAAIQERNLAISERKSAVAERDMAFLQRDTAIAERNNAIMERDSALSALQYRENSMATPSAVSNMAAVCPPGCQMPRGVKHIHHPQMHHQHHMLQLSDHAYDESREMDGLPTSPPPETALDSAKPKRGGKRVKDPKATTKTTANKRGPKNPRKVKKENEDDLTKIMFVKTLDYGEEETSKLVLTGSKSDWKSQEMVGLNQVVYDETTMPPPVCSCTGDLRQCYKWGNGGWQSSCCTTTISMYPLPALPNKRHARVGGRKMSGSAFNKLLSRLAAEGHHDLSNPVDLKDHWAKHGTNRYITIK from the exons ATGGATGATGGTGGGCATCGTGACAATGGTCGCCATAAAACACCTCAGGGCCAG CAGTGGATGATGCAGCATCAACCATCGATGAAACAAGTCATGTCAATAATAGCAGAGCGGGATGCAGCGATCCAGGAGAGAAACCTGGCGATATCTGAGAGAAAATCAGCAGTAGCTGAAAGGGACATGGCATTCCTCCAGCGAGACACAGCCATCGCCGAGCGCAACAACGCCATTATGGAGAGAGACAGTGCCCTTTCAGCTCTACAATACCGTGAGAACTCCATGGCTACACCTTCTGCAGTTTCCAATATGGCTGCAGTATGTCCACCGGGATGTCAAATGCCACGTGGTGTAAAACACATTCACCATCCACAAATGCACCATCAGCATCACATGCTTCAGTTGAGTGATCATGCATATGATGAGTCCAGAGAAATGGATGGTCTCCCGACATCACCACCTCCAGAAACCGCCTTGGATTCTGCCAAACCAAAACGTGGCGGCAAAAGAGTGAAAGACCCAAAGGCGACAACGAAGACCACTGCTAATAAGAGAGGGCCAAAGAATCCTAGGAAGGTTAAGAAAGAGAACGAGGACGACTTGACCAAGATAATGTTTGTGAAAACCCTTGACTACGGCGAAGAAGAGACAAGCAAGCTCGTCTTAACAGGATCCAAATCAGACTGGAAAAGCCAGGAAATGGTGGGGCTGAACCAGGTTGTTTACGACGAGACAACAATGCCACCACCGGTCTGTTCATGTACAGGAGATCTCAGACAGTGCTACAAATGGGGAAACGGAGGCTGGCAGTCATCGTGTTGCACGACCACAATATCAATGTATCCGTTACCAGCACTGCCCAACAAAAGACATGCTCGAGTCGGTGGAAGGAAAATGAGTGGAAGCGCGTTCAACAAGCTTCTAAGCCGGCTTGCTGCAGAAGGGCACCATGATCTCTCAAACCCGGTTGATCTCAAAGACCATTGGGCAAAGCACGGTACAAACCGCTACATCACGATCAAATGA
- the LOC106296335 gene encoding protein BASIC PENTACYSTEINE6 isoform X2, whose translation MDDGGHRDNGRHKTPQGQWMMQHQPSMKQVMSIIAERDAAIQERNLAISERKSAVAERDMAFLQRDTAIAERNNAIMERDSALSALQYRENSMATPSAVSNMAAVCPPGCQMPRGVKHIHHPQMHHQHHMLQLSDHAYDESREMDGLPTSPPPETALDSAKPKRGGKRVKDPKATTKTTANKRGPKNPRKVKKENEDDLTKIMFVKTLDYGEEETSKLVLTGSKSDWKSQEMVGLNQVVYDETTMPPPVCSCTGDLRQCYKWGNGGWQSSCCTTTISMYPLPALPNKRHARVGGRKMSGSAFNKLLSRLAAEGHHDLSNPVDLKDHWAKHGTNRYITIK comes from the exons ATGGATGATGGTGGGCATCGTGACAATGGTCGCCATAAAACACCTCAGGGCCAG TGGATGATGCAGCATCAACCATCGATGAAACAAGTCATGTCAATAATAGCAGAGCGGGATGCAGCGATCCAGGAGAGAAACCTGGCGATATCTGAGAGAAAATCAGCAGTAGCTGAAAGGGACATGGCATTCCTCCAGCGAGACACAGCCATCGCCGAGCGCAACAACGCCATTATGGAGAGAGACAGTGCCCTTTCAGCTCTACAATACCGTGAGAACTCCATGGCTACACCTTCTGCAGTTTCCAATATGGCTGCAGTATGTCCACCGGGATGTCAAATGCCACGTGGTGTAAAACACATTCACCATCCACAAATGCACCATCAGCATCACATGCTTCAGTTGAGTGATCATGCATATGATGAGTCCAGAGAAATGGATGGTCTCCCGACATCACCACCTCCAGAAACCGCCTTGGATTCTGCCAAACCAAAACGTGGCGGCAAAAGAGTGAAAGACCCAAAGGCGACAACGAAGACCACTGCTAATAAGAGAGGGCCAAAGAATCCTAGGAAGGTTAAGAAAGAGAACGAGGACGACTTGACCAAGATAATGTTTGTGAAAACCCTTGACTACGGCGAAGAAGAGACAAGCAAGCTCGTCTTAACAGGATCCAAATCAGACTGGAAAAGCCAGGAAATGGTGGGGCTGAACCAGGTTGTTTACGACGAGACAACAATGCCACCACCGGTCTGTTCATGTACAGGAGATCTCAGACAGTGCTACAAATGGGGAAACGGAGGCTGGCAGTCATCGTGTTGCACGACCACAATATCAATGTATCCGTTACCAGCACTGCCCAACAAAAGACATGCTCGAGTCGGTGGAAGGAAAATGAGTGGAAGCGCGTTCAACAAGCTTCTAAGCCGGCTTGCTGCAGAAGGGCACCATGATCTCTCAAACCCGGTTGATCTCAAAGACCATTGGGCAAAGCACGGTACAAACCGCTACATCACGATCAAATGA
- the LOC106298430 gene encoding 60S ribosomal protein L37a-2: MAKRTKKVGIVGKYGTRYGASIRKQIKKMEVSQHSKYFCEFCGKYGVKRKAVGIWGCKDCGKVKAGGAYTMNTASAVTVRSTIRRLREQIEG, from the exons ATG GCGAAGAGAACGAAGAAGGTTGGAATCGTCGGCAAGTACG GTACTCGATATGGTGCGAGTATCAGGAAGCAGATCAAGAAGATGGAAGTCAGCCAACACAGCAAGTACTTCTGTGAGTTCTGCGGCAAGTACGGTGTCAAGCGAAAGGCTGTTGGTATCTGGGGATGCAAGGATTGCGGCAAGGTCAAGGCCGGTGGTGCTTACACCATGAACACAGCTAGTGCCGTCACCGTTAGAAGCACAATCAGGAGGTTGAGGGAGCAGATCGAGGGTTAA
- the LOC106296849 gene encoding casein kinase II subunit beta-3 isoform X2, which yields MYKERSGGGGGGSSRSEILNGAADRKKLDKSSPSTSRAFASTAKPQLLDVESETDSEEGSDVSGSEGDDDTSWISWFCNLRGNDFFCEVDEDYIQDDFNLCGLSGQVPYYDYALDLILDVESSNSEMFTEEQNELVESAAEMLYGLIHVRYILTTKGMAAMTEKYKNCDFGRCPRVFCCGQSCLPVGQSDIPRSSTVKIYCPKCEDISYPRSKFQDIDGAYFGTTFPHLFLMTYGNLKPQKPTQKYVPRIFGFKVHKP from the exons ATGTACAAGGAACGTAGTGGCGGAGGTGGTGGTGGTTCATCGAGATCGGAGATCCTCAACGGAGCAGCTGATCGGAAGAAGCTTGATAAATCTTCACCTTCCACCTCTAGAGCTTTCGCTTCCACTGCTAAACCTCAGCTTCTCGATG TGGAGTCTGAAACGGACAGTGAAGAAGGTTCAGACGTGAGTGGTTCTGAGGGTGATGATGACACCTCGTGGATCTCGTGGTTTTGTAATTTGAGAGGGAATGATTTCTTCTGTGAAGTCGATGAGGATTATATACAAGACGATTTCAATCTTTGTGGGTTAAGTGGTCAAGTTCCTTACTATGACTATGCGCTTGATCTCATTCTTGATGTCGAATCTTCAAACA GTGAGATGTTTACTGAAGAACAGAATGAACTTGTGGAATCAGCTGCTGAGATGCTTTACGGTCTTATTCATGTTCGTTACATTTTGACTACTAAAGGAATGGCTGCAATG ACTGAGAAGTACAAGAACTGTGACTTCGGGAGGTGCCCGAGAGTGTTCTGTTGCGGACAGTCTTGTCTACCTGTTGGACAGTCTGATATCCCGAGATCGAGTACTGTGAAGATATACTGCCCGAAATGCGAAGATATATCTTACCCCCGATCTAAGTTCCAAG ATATTGATGGGGCATACTTTGGAACCACATTCCCTCACTTGTTTTTGATGACTTACGGGAACTTAAAGCCGCAGAAACCTACTCAGAAGTATGTGCCAAGAATCTTTGGGTTTAAGGTACACAAACCATGA
- the LOC106296849 gene encoding casein kinase II subunit beta-3 isoform X1 — MYKERSGGGGGGSSRSEILNGAADRKKLDKSSPSTSRAFASTAKPQLLDVESETDSEEGSDVSGSEGDDDTSWISWFCNLRGNDFFCEVDEDYIQDDFNLCGLSGQVPYYDYALDLILDVESSNSEMFTEEQNELVESAAEMLYGLIHVRYILTTKGMAAMTEKYKNCDFGRCPRVFCCGQSCLPVGQSDIPRSSTVKIYCPKCEDISYPRSKFQGNIDGAYFGTTFPHLFLMTYGNLKPQKPTQKYVPRIFGFKVHKP, encoded by the exons ATGTACAAGGAACGTAGTGGCGGAGGTGGTGGTGGTTCATCGAGATCGGAGATCCTCAACGGAGCAGCTGATCGGAAGAAGCTTGATAAATCTTCACCTTCCACCTCTAGAGCTTTCGCTTCCACTGCTAAACCTCAGCTTCTCGATG TGGAGTCTGAAACGGACAGTGAAGAAGGTTCAGACGTGAGTGGTTCTGAGGGTGATGATGACACCTCGTGGATCTCGTGGTTTTGTAATTTGAGAGGGAATGATTTCTTCTGTGAAGTCGATGAGGATTATATACAAGACGATTTCAATCTTTGTGGGTTAAGTGGTCAAGTTCCTTACTATGACTATGCGCTTGATCTCATTCTTGATGTCGAATCTTCAAACA GTGAGATGTTTACTGAAGAACAGAATGAACTTGTGGAATCAGCTGCTGAGATGCTTTACGGTCTTATTCATGTTCGTTACATTTTGACTACTAAAGGAATGGCTGCAATG ACTGAGAAGTACAAGAACTGTGACTTCGGGAGGTGCCCGAGAGTGTTCTGTTGCGGACAGTCTTGTCTACCTGTTGGACAGTCTGATATCCCGAGATCGAGTACTGTGAAGATATACTGCCCGAAATGCGAAGATATATCTTACCCCCGATCTAAGTTCCAAGGCA ATATTGATGGGGCATACTTTGGAACCACATTCCCTCACTTGTTTTTGATGACTTACGGGAACTTAAAGCCGCAGAAACCTACTCAGAAGTATGTGCCAAGAATCTTTGGGTTTAAGGTACACAAACCATGA